The sequence AAAACAGCATAAGGCATCTCATCCCACAATTAACAGACTTCTCACCTCTCATGTGTTGGAACTAATGCATGTTGACTTAATAGGGCCAATGCAGAATGAAAGTATCAGTGGGAAAAGATATGTAATGGTCTTGGTGGATGACTACTCTCAGTTTACCTGGGTTGAATTTCTTAGAGACGAGTCTGACACATTTGGATCATTCTCTGCCTTGATACTGAGATTGCAAACTGAGAAAGACTCTAAAGTTGGAAAAGTCTTTAGACTGAGAAGTGACCATGGAAAAGAGTTCGAAAATTCTATATTCTCAGAGTTCTGTAATGGCATGGGAATTCATCATGAGTTTTCAGCCCCAAAAACTcctcagcagaatggagttgttgagcgAAAAAACAGAACTCTACAAGAAATGGCTCGGGTCATGATGCAGGCCAAAGATAAATCAAAACGATTTTGGGCTGAAGCTGTCAATACTGCCTGCTACGTGTGCGATAGAGTTCATCTTCGCACTGGTACCTCTCAAACAGCCTATGAGCTATGGAAAGGAAGACCTCCTAACGTGAGCCACATGCACATTTTCGGATGTACGTGTTATGTCCTGAACGATCGGGATCACTTGGCCAAGTTTGATCCCAGGAGTGATGAAGGAACATTTCTGGGGTACTCCACCAACAGTCGGGCTTACAGAGTATTCAACAAAAGGACTCTCTCTGTAGTCGAATCAATGAATGTGAAATTTGATGATTTAGAAGGACATGAAGAAGTGTGGATTGAAGATGATTCTCCTGTTCTCTCAGGCTCTATACCAGTCCTCACTAGACAGCCTCAAGTGTACCCTGACACACCTACAGAGTTTCTAAATACAGCACCAGGCGTATCAGGCGACAATCAAGCAAGTGCCAGAGATGCAGGAAGAGAAAATGAAGTTGATAGTGCCTTGCCCAAAGAACCCCAACAAGCCAAAGTACATAAAAACGGACCCCCATCCTGAGTTGAGAAAGCTCATCCTCAGGCCACTGTCATAGGAAATCCGAATGATACCATGGTCACTAGACGTAAACTACAGAATTTGTTAGCCTTTGCCTGCTATCTGTCACAGATTGAGCCCAAAAGTGTTCGAGATGCGTTGTTAGATGAGTTCTGGTTGGCTGCCATGCAGGATGAAATGGGAAATTTTAAGAGACTTGGTGTCTGGATAATGGTCCCTCGACCAGATGGTGCGAATGTTATAGGGACAAAATGGctgtttaaaaacaagtctgATGAATTTGGGACAGTGACTCGAAATAAAGCTCGACTTGTGGCTCAAGGATATAGTCAGGTCGAAGGCATCGACTTTGATGAAAAGTTTGCACCCGTGGCTCGATTAGAATCCATACGTCTACTTCTTATCATTTTATGCTTTCTGAAGATCAAACTCTTCCAAATGGACGTCAAGAGTGCGTTTCTCAATGGGGTCATTCAAGAGGAAGTCTATGTCAAACAACCACAGGGGTTTGAAGATCCACATCATCCACACCATGTGTACAAGCTCAATAAAGCCTTATATGGACTGAAACAGGCCCCTCGTGCGTGGTATGATAGACTCACCTCATTTCTCGTCTCTCATGGCTTCGCTCGAGGTACTGCAGATAGCACTCTATTCATTCAACATATTGACAAAGGAATTTTTGTTGcccaaatatatgttgatgacatcattTTTGGCTCAACTTGTGATAGTGAAGTCCAAACATTTGTCACTTTAATGACTAATGAGTTTGAAATGAGTTTAATAGGTGACCTTACTTTCTTTCTAGGACTCCAAATAAAACAACTAGATCATGGCACATTCATTTCACAGTCTAAATATGTCAAGTCTATGTTAGATAAGTTTGGATTCTCTCAGGTCAAGCATGCACACACACCCATAGGCACCACATCCAAATTGTCACGAGATGAGTCTGGTGACCCTGTAGACCCCACTCTATACAGAACTATGATAGGTGGCTTACTGTATCTCACAGCGAGTCGTCCTGATATATCCTTTAGTGTAGGTTTATGTGCCAGGTATCAAGCTAATCCTAAACAGTCTCATCTCTCTGCAGTCAAAAGAATTTTCAAATATCTAGCTGGGACAGTTAACTATGGTCTTTGGTATAGTTGTGACACGAATACCTCCTTGGTTGGATATAGTGACTCTGATTGGGCAGGGTGTATAGATGATAGGAAAAGCACTTCAGGGGGTTGCTTTTACATTGGGAATAACCTAGTCTCGTGGTATAGCAAAAAACAGCAGTCCATCTCCCTTTCCTTTGCGAAGCGAGAATATATTACGGTAGCGATTCTTTGCACTCAATTGATATGGCTGAACAAAATGCTTACTGATTATGGATATCCTCAACACACACTGACCATCTTTTGTGACAGTACAAGCGCCATAAACATCTCTAAAAACCCTGTGCAGCACTCTCGGACTAAACATATCGACATCAGGTACCACTTTATCCGAGAACTAgttgagtcaaatatgctgtcaATATCTCATGTGCCCACAACGAATCAATTAGCAGATCTGTTCACTAAAGCTTTAGATACTCAAACTTTTACTCATTTAAGAACATGTATTGGTCTCTGTACAATCTAAACTGTTCTTATTGTCATTTGATCAATCAATTTTGCCTATGAGTATGCGTGTATGTCTCAGTTCTTCAGCAATGGGTTCTTCTGTCCTTCCCCATCTACTATATACTACTTTGATTGATACTACACTTGAATCTTCCCCAGTCAAAAAGGCTACCTCTTccagatgcaatgggaagagCTCTCATTCACCTTGTTCTAATAAGGAGTATGCTCCTTCTCTATTAGTTCTTGGTACTCAAAGAGGACGGCTACATCTCTGGAAGAGAGTGAAAGCCATGTCTGGGTACTAAAGCAAAAGCCAGAGTGATAAAAAAAAAGGGCTTcatctaaaaaaaaacaatacaaaaatCGTCATGTTTCTATTATCAGTTGTTGCTTAGTTGAGAGAGTGGTCCAACTGATTTTCACTCTTCTTGGACCACATGAGATCACTGTTCACACACGAATGGAGATTCAAGGTGTAGTGCTCTCCTGAGTTTCATTGTCGCTGGGGAAGGGGAATGGTCTGTTGCTTAAGGTGTGCATGTCGTGTGTACTCAGAAACACTATTCATTGATCAGttgatacaatttttttaaaattttttttgagtatctctaagtttttttattttttctgttttgtCTAAGTGTGGGCTAAATACAATATTGTGGGTATATTTGTCACATTTCTGGTTTCTTTGATACACTCATTACCTGATGACGTTGGTTTGTTTCGTTTAGTGTGCCGTATGATGTGGTAGCAAATATTCAATTAGGGCGCGTACGTTTTCCTTggcaaaaatcaaatttaaaaaaaaaaatcatcatcattttttttgccTGGTCAGTTGTGTCAGGGTGCCTATACTTAAGGCCTACGGAAAGTGATCAGTCTCACTTCTTCACTTTCCCCTCAGAAACCCTAACCTCTGCATCATTCAACGTTTTTTCCTCTCTATCATGGAGAATATCATACCCATTGTCGTAACCCCTGTTGCTATGGTTGTTCCATCTGTGGCGTCGACTGGTGATTCTACAGTGGCTCCTACAGTCGAGTCTGCAATGCCTAATTCCTGTCGTGATATTGTCCTCTACCAGTCGGCGGTTAGTGGTTCTGCACATTCCCCAAGTTCAGAGTCGACCCCGTCTCCCCCCTCACCTCAAGTCAGTCAGAAACCTCGTACGTTTCTAGGTAAGGCTCCTCCTATCTCTAAAAAGGTTCGTCCTACACTGTCATCTCCTTCCCCACCTGTGTCCAAACGAGTCACTCGCTCTTCGTCAAGTCACCAGTCTCCCTCGAAACCTGTAGGCCCTCCTCGTCCTCCATCTAAGGTCTCTATTCCTACCCCAACTAGTGAACGTGTTCAACCCAAACGAAAATCCTCTTCTGACACCACGTATCATCCACCTGAAAAGAAATCCAAGAAAAAACCCACTCCAGTTGCCTCTACAGAATCATCTCCTAAACGGTCATCTAGAGGTTCTAAAAAGTCCAAACTTCCCAAAGCACCAATATCAACTATCGACCCAGCAACAGTATAATGTTTTGTTGATGCCTCTAAAGCCTCTGTCTATCAACGGTGGTTTGGCAGTCGTGAGCTTTGGTTCGAACAAGTGGTAATATTAGATGATTTTCCTAAACTGCATgagtttttaaaacttaggaaATGGGTCAACACGGTCACTAACTTGTCTGCACCTCATCCCATATTAGTTCGAGAATTCTATGCCAATCTTGACAGAACTGTTATTGCTGAGGGTCATCCAGGGTGTGTGAGTGCCTTTGTTAGGGGTCATAGAGTTCCTTTTGGTCCATCTACTATTGCTTCCTTATTGCAAGTTGAGTCCATCAGGAAACCAACATATTGGAAACACTTCAATCCAGATCAATCTTTGATGGGTCGAGTGCTAACTGGCAGGGATGACTATATATGGGACAAACAGGAAATTCTGGTCACTCATCTGACTCCATTCTATAGGATTCTTCATCGGGTAGCCTTGTACAATTGGTTTCCTAATTCTCATTTGTCTGCTATTACACTTGAGATTGGCAAATTCTTGTATGCTGTAGGCACTAATGTGTCCATTGATCTGCCCTCGTTCATTTTTTAACGGGTACTGGAAGCCTCAGAAACTACTGGCACTCGTAACAAGCTACCGTTTCCAAGTTTAGTTCAACGAGTTCTTATGGATGCTCACCCTCCTCTCACAACACATGATTATCAAGTTCAGAATCCGGTTCTCAGTAAGAGCTTTCTCTCGGTGGTCAACAGGAAGCCTTCTTCAACCACTCCCTTAGGATCCAAAGTGAGTAAAGGCAAGTCTCCTATGTCCAAAGGGCTTTCGGATTCCAGCTAGCAGGTACAAATGTTTTCTGAGTTTCAATCTTTTGCCAAACGCTATAAGAAGGATCAAAAGCGTCAGCTTGCCTTTGAGGCCTCAATGTATCAAATGGTTTGCTCTATCAAGTCCACTCTTTTGCACCATTTTCCTGGGGATTCTCTGCCTGACATCTCTCTGCCTGAGTTTCATCGTGAGTCGTTTGTCGCATCTTCAGACACGTCTGGAAATAATGCACATCTACAGGGGGAGCCTTCAGCCTTTGATCCCGTCTCTAGTTCAGCACAACCTGATCTAGATCCTCCAACTGACACTGCAACACCCTTTGTGTCGTCTGGACCACCTTCCCAGGGGTAGTCTGGCACAGCACAGGATCCCACAGATCATATTCAATGAAGGGGGAGATACTTGTAATTCGTTTCGCTTTTGTAGTGGCTTTGTTTATATTCCTAAAGACATTTATATCTGGTCTATTAACTTTTTTTTGGTCTTTAGTTTTGTTTGATAGTCATTGAACATAACCTGTCAAGGGGGAGAATGTTAGTGTTATTATTTTGTGACAGTGTTTGTTCTGTTCAATGTCTAGTCATATCTGGATTTTTAGTCTGTTATATCTGCACTAACGTTTGTTTACGAGAGTCTTATTTTAAGTTTTAGTTAGTGCCAGCTGGACTTAATTTGTGGATATATAAATAGTCAGTTTCTGTTAGTAAATTGGTTATCCATTAAATCGTTCAGACAGTTATTTCGGTTGGTTGTGTAGAGAGAGTCGTATCTTGTTTCTTGTTGTTGTGATCACAGGTCAGATCTTGGAGCTTGAGAGtgttcatcaatggcggaatgatctgaatctggaattgctgagttcaaactgaagggagttcagtgtcatcttcatcatcagatctgaagggatttcagattgaagacatgttgaagaagagctcag is a genomic window of Cannabis sativa cultivar Pink pepper isolate KNU-18-1 chromosome 9, ASM2916894v1, whole genome shotgun sequence containing:
- the LOC133031420 gene encoding uncharacterized protein LOC133031420, translated to MENIIPIVVTPVAMVVPSVASTGDSTVAPTVESAMPNSCRDIVLYQSAVSGSAHSPSSESTPSPPSPQVSQKPRTFLGKAPPISKKVRPTLSSPSPPVSKRVTRSSSSHQSPSKPVGPPRPPSKVSIPTPTSERVQPKRKSSSDTTYHPPEKKSKKKPTPVASTESSPKRSSRASVYQRWFGSRELWFEQVVILDDFPKLHEFLKLRKWVNTVTNLSAPHPILVREFYANLDRTVIAEGHPGCVSAFVRGHRVPFGPSTIASLLQVESIRKPTYWKHFNPDQSLMGRVLTGRDDYIWDKQEILVTHLTPFYRILHRVALYNWFPNSHLSAITLEIETTGTRNKLPFPSLVQRVLMDAHPPLTTHDYQVQNPVLSKSFLSVVNRKPSSTTPLGSKVSKGKSPMSKGLSDSS